The Pangasianodon hypophthalmus isolate fPanHyp1 chromosome 13, fPanHyp1.pri, whole genome shotgun sequence genome includes a window with the following:
- the klb gene encoding beta-klotho, which translates to MTHVLFLSFLLMTTGVWDAAECSSGDGKSLWYGSLNQSEFLSGTFPKGFLWGVGTAAFPTEGSWDQDGKGLSIWDHFTHRTVGTGNNNSTLTADTASGSYVLWEKDIESIQYLGAKFYSFSISWPRIFPDGDATRQPNLAAVDHYRRLIGQLKALDLEPVVTLFHWDLPQILQEELGGWRNVKLVQIFADYATFCFKTFGQDVRYWITIHNPLLIAFLGYGTGIHAPGVSGDPADPFIVAHNLIRAHATAWHIYDKHFRPHQHGQISITLGSYWVEPFKAQATPVNVELCQKSVEAVIGWFAEPIHGGGDYPWSLRLSHPALVPNFTPEERLWVRGTADFFSLAYGPDSVRAGRVLARFGQTGALNLRKILGWIQKEYEDPPVLVAESSWFSDASVGVEDTVAIYLMKRFINQVLQAVVVDHVKVFGYTAWSLVDGFEWNSGYSIRRGLFYIDFNQPERTRVPKSTAQYYRQIIKDNGFLNDETERDIKGHFPCNFQFGVADFILQVHLQPFSPQFTDPVLYRWNFSGDGSLHPVSGVTLRTRGSQCTDFLAIQHHIHLLEVTGTSHYRFALDWPRLFPNGDILSADAVTVRYYHCMLTELQKKGISVAVTLYHPSLRSHTLGLPMLLHAQGGWMNTSTSDAFVDYATYCFQRFGSLVDVWITVNEPNRLTEAYNVSAGERDTVVRNVLMAHARAWNIYQTHFRQHQGATISFALHADWVEPANPFVESHASAVQHFLFFELGRFLDPILQDVDYTDTNSCHNCFRMPHFSRDERSQLKGALDFIALNHFTTRLVYPKLRQDLEPSSSVHDYGWSFMTDPTWVSSNKGQALVPWGLRSVLRWVKNRYGNSHPVIITATGIDDQASHNDHLRQRYLKSYMEEALKARELDGVDVRGFYVWKLQDHHTPDFGFFLSSHHRSRPKASVSIYRQLITQRGFPSISDSLTSPCEPSVIPAECWICENKPLLFFGVCITISVSVLAGVMVTGVMRRSRRKRRMKTRKRKMNQAVRRVVYRI; encoded by the exons atgaccCATGTCCTCTTTCTGTCCTTCCTCCTCATGACAACAGGAGTCTGGGACGCAGCAGAGTGTTCTTCAGGTGACGGAAAGAGCTTATGGTATGGGTCACTGAACCAAAGTGAGTTCTTGTCTGGAACATTCCCTAAGGGTTTCCTCTGGGGTGTTGGAACTGCAGCATTCCCAACTGAGGGATCATGGGATCAGGATGGGAAAGGACTATCTATCTGGGATCACTTTACGCACCGCACTGTTGGAACAGGGAACAACAATAGCACCTTGACAGCAGACACAGCCAGCGGTAGTTACGTGCTCTGGGAAAAGGACATTGAGTCAATTCAGTACCTTGGAGCCAAATTTTACTCTTTCTCAATATCATGGCCACGTATTTTCCCAGACGGCGATGCCACAAGACAACCGAATCTTGCTGCGGTGGATCATTACCGGCGGCTGATTGGCCAGTTAAAAGCACTCGATTTGGAGCCCGTGGTGACCCTGTTTCATTGGGATTTGCCCCAAATTCTGCAGGAGGAATTGGGAGGCTGGAGGAACGTGAAATTGGTGCAGATTTTCGCAGACTATgctacattttgttttaaaacatttggcCAAGATGTGCGATACTGGATCACTATACACAATCCACTCCTGATTGCATTTCTGGGCTACGGGACGGGGATTCATGCGCCAGGGGTGTCCGGTGACCCTGCTGACCCTTTCATCGTAGCACATAACCTCATCAGG gCACACGCTACAGCCTGGCACATTTACGACAAGCACTTCCGTCCTCATCAGCATGGCCAAATCTCCATCACACTTGGCTCCTATTGGGTGGAGCCTTTCAAAGCCCAGGCTACACCAGTGAATGTGGAGCTATGTCAGAAATCTGTGGAAGCCGTGATCGGCTGGTTTGCAGAACCTATACATGGAGGTGGGGACTATCCATGGTCCCTACGTTTGTCTCACCCGGCCCTGGTCCCAAATTTTACACCAGAGGAAAGGCTTTGGGTGCGTGGCACTGCTGATTTCTTCTCGCTGGCGTATGGGCCTGATTCAGTACGCGCAGGAAGAGTTTTGGCCCGTTTTGGCCAGACAGGGGCACTGAACCTGAGAAAAATTCTGGGCTGGATCCAGAAAGAGTATGAGGACCCTCCAGTGCTGGTGGCGGAGAGCAGTTGGTTCTCTGACGCCTCTGTGGGAGTGGAAGACACGGTGGCCATTTACCTCATGAAGAGATTTATTAACCAGGTGCTTCAAG CGGTGGTCGTGGACCATGTGAAGGTATTTGGCTACACAGCCTGGTCTCTGGTGGATGGGTTTGAGTGGAATAGCGGCTACAGCATAAGAAGAGGACTATTCTACATCGACTTCAACCAGCCTGAACGCACCAGAGTCCCGAAGTCAACAGCTCAGTACTATAGGCAGATCATCAAGGACAACGGCTTTCTTAATGATGAGACGGAGCGAGACATTAAAGGTCATTTTCCCTGCAATTTCCAGTTTGGAGTAGCAGACTTTATCCTGCAG GTCCATCTACAGCCGTTTTCACCTCAGTTCACTGATCCTGTGCTGTATCGGTGGAACTTCAGCGGCGATGGCTCCCTCCATCCTGTTTCAGGAGTAACTCTTCGCACCCGTGGCTCCCAGTGCACTGACTTTCTCGCTATTCAACATCACATCCACCTTCTAGAAGTCACAGGGACATCGCATTACAGATTTGCCCTGGATTGGCCTCGGCTTTTCCCAAATGGTGACATCCTGTCTGCAGATGCAGTAACGGTGCGATATTACCACTGCATGCTAACTGAGCTCCAGAAGAAGGGAATCAGTGTAGCTGTAACACTCTACCACCCCAGCCTCAGGTCACACACACTGGGTTTACCAATGTTGCTACATGCCCaaggtggatggatgaatacaAGTACGAGTGATGCCTTTGTTGACTATGCCACGTACTGCTTTCAAAGGTTTGGGTCACTTGTGGATGTCTGGATCACTGTTAATGAACCAAATCGTCTGACAGAAGCATATAATGTGAGTGCAGGAGAAAGAGATACGGTAGTGCGTAATGTCTTGATGGCACATGCTCGTGCATGGAATATTTACCAAACACATTTCCGACAACACCAGGGAGCGACGATAAGTTTTGCACTCCATGCTGATTGGGTGGAACCAGCCAATCCCTTTGTAGAATCTCACGCCAGTGCTGTCCAACACTTCCTGTTCTTTGAACTTGGACGTTTCCTTGATCCGATTCTACAGGACGTAGACTACACTGATACAAATAGCTGCCATAACTGCTTCCGTATGCCACACTTTTCTAGGGATGAAAGGTCTCAGCTTAAAGGGGCCCTAGATTTTATTGCACTCAATCACTTCACAACTCGTCTGGTTTACCCAAAATTGAGACAAGACCTCGAACCTAGTTCATCAGTCCATGATTATGGCTGGTCGTTCATGACGGATCCAACATGGGTGTCCTCTAACAAGGGCCAAGCTCTTGTGCCTTGGGGGCTCCGCAGTGTCCTGAGGTGGGTGAAGAATCGCTATGGTAACAGTCATCCTGTCATTATCACAGCCACGGGGATTGATGACCAGGCATCCCATAATGACCACCTGAGGCAAAGATACTTAAAGAGCTACATGGAGGAAGCACTAAAGG ctcgTGAGCTTGATGGAGTTGATGTGCGTGGTTTTTACGTCTGGAAGCTACAAGATCATCACACTCCAGATTTTGGATTCTTCCTCTCCTCCCACCATCGCTCCCGACCCAAAGCCTCTGTCTCAATTTACCGCCAGCTTATTACTCAACGTGGCTTTCCCTCCATCTCCGATTCATTGACCTCGCCTTGCGAGCCAAGCGTGATTCCAGCCGAGTGTTGGATCTGTGAGAACAAACCACTGCTCTTCTTTGGCGTGTGTATCACGatcagtgtgtctgtgctgGCCGGCGTCATGGTTACTGGCGTgatgaggaggagcaggaggaagaggaggatgaaaacgaggaagaggaagatgaaCCAAGCCGTGAGAAGGGTGGTGTACAGAATCTGA
- the tlr1 gene encoding toll-like receptor 1, which produces MRCATVSHCRPFCRTFSGTDNAGFFPIILALMQAQGLPWLSVVVLLVSLPHSFLLDMETFILDYSSRNLSAVPPDLPPSIQCLDLSQNRILTLNKHDFHRTPRLHFLNLSWNILEDIHQDTFISTPLLVTLDLSHNRLKKLSHQQYLLQAQNLQYLDLSSNLFAVMALGGEFPKLTKLKWLGLSARTIQNNNFANISDLHLQTLFIQAQNLMGYENGSLTGAKADKIVVLMSNNVFDLPVIADALASFKEVELRGLHDPEDFLGILATRQVRIQTVNLHLSSVWSTWKVITALTNRTLMSSIRQFSLSNLTLHDMMGRYFVVQGYSLDSFSIRQASVTVFLFDQQSLYDFIISIPARNLTFAQTPIVHMTCPKVVSMIQMLDLSDCVLTEKVFKGLHGECNTLINLEVLVLKGNNLRQLMPLTSRVQLMSSLRHVDFSQNSLTYEETQGGCTWPSKITHLDLSFNEFDQTVFKCLPNALVNLNLQNNHISAIPANISGLDSLKILDLTANRLLDLPDCLGYPKLQKLVLRGNFLHAPSTGSLKTCSHLTVVDISMNPYICTCPLREFTNLIDDKGTLGGSNSWKNQRITVAHWPDGYQCSYPEYWRKAMLKNFSLLEITCNAGLLAVTILLPAIILVITVGILCQQLDLPWYMGMIWKWTRAKHRARSSQQRPEDLEGVRYHAFISYSQRNANWVIDQLLPKLEGEDSTTQNGLRVCHHERDFIPGRPILDNILRCIEQSRCCVFVLSSHFVQSDWCHYELYFASHQWITRGMDNIILILLEPLPTYLIPSKYHQLKAMMARRTYLEWPQDKAKQRMFWANLRAALQADLPHSVEREWE; this is translated from the exons ATGAGATGCGCTACTGTTAGTCACTGTCGCCCATTCTGCAGAACGTTCAGCGGAACAGATAACGCAGGATTCTTCCCG ATAATACTTGCACTAATGCAGGCTCAAGGGCTCCCCTGGTTATCAGTGGTGGTACTCCTGGTGTCTTTGCCACATTCCTTCTTGCTGGACATGGAGACATTTATTCTTGACTACTCTTCCAGAAACCTTTCTGCTGTTCCCCCCGATCTCCCACCATCTATTCAATGCCTAGATCTCTCTCAGAATCGAATTTTGACCTTGAACAAACATGACTTCCATAGAACACCCAGGCTCCATTTTCTCAATCTCTCCTGGAACATTCTGGAAGATATACACCAAGACACATTTATTTCCACTCCTCTTCTGGTAACACTGGATTTGTCCCACAACAGACTGAAAAAGCTGTCCCACCAACAATACCTGCTGCAAGCACAAAACCTACAGTACTTGGACTTGTCATCCAACTTGTTTGCAGTAATGGCACTAGGGGGTGAGTTTCCCAAACTCACAAAACTTAAGTGGCTTGGTTTGAGTGCCAGGACTATTCAGAACAACAACTTTGCGAACATCTCTGACCTCCATCTCCAAACTCTCTTCATTCAGGCTCAAAATTTGATGGGGTATGAAAACGGAAGTCTCACGGGTGCAAAGGCAGACAAAATTGTTGTCCTAATGTCTAATAATGTATTTGATCTCCCAGTAATTGCTGACGCTTTGGCATCCTTTAAAGAAGTAGAGCTGAGGGGGTTACACGATCCAGAGGACTTCCTTGGAATACTTGCGACACGCCAAGTACGCATTCAAACAGTTAATTTACACTTATCTTCTGTTTGGAGTACCTGGAAGGTAATAACAGCCCTTACCAACAGGACCTTAATGTCATCTATCCGCCAGTTTAGTTTGTCTAATCTAACCCTTCATGATATGATGGGACGTTATTTTGTGGTCCAAGGCTACTCTTTAGATTCTTTCAGTATTAGACAGGCATCAGTGACTGTGTTCCTTTTTGATCAGCAGAGTCTATACGACTTCATCATCAGTATACCTGCAAGAAATCTAACTTTTGCCCAGACACCAATAGTCCATATGACCTGCCCAAAGGTTGTTAGCATGATACAGATGCTTGATTTATCTGACTGTGTCCTAACTGAAAAAGTCTTCAAAGGTCTCCATGGGGAATGTAACACTTTGATCAATCTGGAGGTATTGGTCTTGAAGGGCAATAACCTTAGACAGTTGATGCCACTGACTTCAAGAGTTCAACTAATGAGCTCTTTAAGACATGTGGACTTTAGCCAGAACTCACTGACATATGAGGAAACTCAGGGTGGATGCACTTGGCCTTCTAAAATCACCCACTTGGATTTATCTTTTAATGAGTTTGACCAGACTGTTTTTAAGTGCTTGCCGAATGCTCTAGTCAATCTCAACCTCCAGAACAACCATATCAGTGCAATTCCAGCAAATATTTCTGGTCTGGACTCTCTCAAAATTCTAGATCTTACGGCAAATCGTCTGCTGGATCTCCCAGACTGCCTGGGGTATCCAAAATTGCAGAAACTTGTGCTACGTGGCAATTTCCTTCATGCACCATCAACAGGCTCTCTCAAGACCTGTTCACACCTAACTGTAGTGGATATCAGTATGAATCCCTACATCTGTACCTGCCCTTTGAGAGAATTCACCAACCTTATTGACGACAAGGGTACACTGGGTGGCTCAAATTCTTGGAAGAACCAAAGGATTACCGTTGCTCATTGGCCAGATGGGTATCAATGTAGTTACCCGGAGTACTGGAGAAAAGCAATGCTTAAAAACTTCAGTCTGCTTGAGATCACCTGCAACGCCGGACTGCTGGCAGTAACCATTTTGCTCCCAGCCATAATTTTGGTCATTACTGTAGGAATTCTATGCCAACAACTAGATCTTCCTTGGTATATGGGCATGATTTGGAAATGGACTCGTGCAAAGCACCGTGCCCGAAGTTCCCAGCAACGACCAGAAGATCTTGAAGGAGTACGCTACCATGCTTTCATTTCCTATAGCCAAAGAAATGCCAACTGGGTTATAGATCAACTCTTGCCCAAACTTGAAGGTGAGGACTCTACGACCCAAAATGGACTGAGGGTTTGTCACCATGAGCGAGACTTCATCCCGGGAAGGCCAATCTTAGACAACATCCTCCGGTGCATAGAACAAAGTAGATGCTGCGTCTTTGTGCTGTCCTCTCACTTTGTGCAGAGTGACTGGTGTCACTACGAGCTGTACTTTGCAAGCCACCAGTGGATAACACGAGGTATGGACAATATCATTCTCATTCTGCTAGAGCCATTGCCTACATATCTTATACCCTCTAAGTATCACCAGCTAAAGGCAATGATGGCCAGACGCACTTACTTAGAGTGGCCCCAGGACAAAGCTAAACAGAGAATGTTTTGGGCAAACCTTCGTGCGGCACTGCAAGCGGATCTACCCCATTCTGTTGAGAGAGAATGGGAATGA